One genomic window of Eriocheir sinensis breed Jianghai 21 chromosome 57, ASM2467909v1, whole genome shotgun sequence includes the following:
- the LOC126984323 gene encoding UDP-glucosyltransferase 2-like — protein MDPRQSAVLGNVLNPAYVPNIVAALPLPMSMWQRLKNTVMHVVVSFYWRNWAVVPLVQMEISAQFPDLPPLLEIEKNQSLSLLNTHFSISTTVPLLPSQVEVGAMHCRPAKPLPEDLESWITDAGAEGVIYFSLGSIVQAETMPQEYLQAFLEAFRRLPQRVLWKYKGKVEGASGNVRVSSWFPQQDILGEYCDSARRHDMTLCH, from the exons ATGGATCCCCGCCAGAGTGCCGTCCTGGGCAACGTACTCAACCCGGCCTACGTCCCGAACATCGTGGCTGCCTTGCCCTTGCCCATGTCCATGTGGCAGCGGCTAAAAAACACTGTCATGCATGTAGTCGTATCTTTTTACTGGAGGAACTGGGCCGTTGTTCCGTTGGTGCAAATGGAG ATCTCAGCCCAGTTCCCGGATCTGCCGCCGCTGCTGGAGATCGAAAAGAACCAAAGTCTGTCATTGCTGAACACTCACTTCAGCATTTCCACCACGGTGCCCCTGCTGCCCTCACAGGTGGAGGTGGGCGCCATGCACTGCCGCCCGGCAAAACCCTTGCCGGAG GACCTAGAGTCATGGATTACAGACGCGGGCGCAGAGGGCGTCATCTACTTCAGTCTGGGCTCCATCGTTCAAGCTGAAACCATGCCGCAGGAGTACCTCCAAGCTTTCCTTGAAGCTTTCCGCAGGCTGCCGCAGCGCGTCCTCTGGAAGTacaaaggaaaggtggagggtgcGTCTGGTAACGTTAGGGTCAGCAGTTGGTTTCCACAGCAGGACATCCTCGGTGAGTACTGTGATAGCGCACGGCGCCACGATATGACGCTTTGTCATTAG
- the LOC126984324 gene encoding UDP-glucuronosyltransferase 2B14-like: protein MLEWEELTADRIVNALTDIINEPKYKEAVSVMSASLRDQLTTPQERAVFWTEYVIRHRGAPQLRCTATQLSWVEFLLLDVVGLLLMALLLLLLLLRRFSWAVFALVFTDRVKKKKE from the exons ATGCTGGAGTGGGAGGAACTTACTGCCGATAGGATTGTCAACGCCCTCACTGATATTATAAACGAACCAAA GTACAAAGAGGCCGTGTCGGTGATGTCGGCGTCCTTAAGGGATCAGCTGACTACGCCGCAGGAGCGCGCCGTCTTCTGGACGGAGTACGTGATCCGCCACCGAGGGGCGCCGCAGCTGAGGTGCACGGCCACCCAGCTGTCCTGGGTGGAGTTCCTGCTGCTGGACGTGGTGGGCCTCCTGCTGATGGCCctactgctcctgctgctgctcctgcgtCGCTTCTCTTGGGCAGTGTTTGCCTTAGTCTTTACTGACCGtgtcaagaaaaagaaggagtga